CACGCGCACGCGCGCCCTTGATCGCGTCCTGCAGCGCGCTCGGGCACCGCATGTCGTCCTTGGTCTGGATCGACAGGTTGAGCACGCGGGCCGGCTTCGAGTTCTTCGGGACGCCCGAGACGCTGCCGCCCGAGGCCCAGGTGACACCCGCCGCGATGTCCGCGAACGTGCCACCCTTCGACCCCAGCACGCGCACGTGCTGGATCCGCGAGTTCGGGGCGACGCCCGCACCCCAGGAGGTGTTCGTCATCGCGCCGACGATCCCCGCGACGTGCGTGCCGTGCCAGGACGAGTGCACGCCGTCGCTGCCCAGGTCACCCTTGTCCGTCGCGTCGCTGTCGCGGCCGTTTCCGTCCCGCGCGCTCGTCGCGCTGCTGATCATGTCGTAGCCGTTGACGGTGTGACCGTCCAGGTCCGAGTGACGGGTGCGGCCCGTGTCGATGACGGCGACGACCACGCCGGAGCCCTTGGTCCGCGGCCACAGGCTCAGGGCGTGCGACGACCAGCCGCCGTTGGGGATGGTGACGCCGCTGGTCGAGCCGTTGCGGCTGTCCCACACGTTCCACTGGTACTGCGCGAAGTACGGGTCCTTCGGCTTGACCGGACCGGCGCCGGCCGTGGTCGCGACGTAGTTGGGCTCGGCCCACGCGACGGCCGGGTTCGCGGCGACGGCGGCGGCGGCCTGCTCGGCCGTCGAGGCGTCGACCAGGTCGACGAAGTCGACCGCGGACGTGAGGGCGCCGACGGGCACGACCGTCGTCCGGACATCACGGCCCGCGGCACGCGCGACCGCCGCGCTGACCGACGAGGAGGCCGCGGCGGACGCGGCGTAGCCGGGCTTCATCTTGTAGATCACACCCGCGGCGAGCTGACCGGTGCCCGCGGGCTCCGCCCGCTCGACGACGGGCAGCACGTGCTCGGCACCCTGCGCGGGCGCCACCATCGCCGTGGCCACCAGCGCCGTCGTCATCCCCGCACACAGTGCGAAGGCCGCACCCCGTCGCGCGGCCTGTCCTGAGACTCTCGTCACGATCTCTCCGTCTGTCGTCCGTCTGTCGTCCGCAGCAACCGAACACTGCGCCGGAGGGACCATAACGGACATCTGCCCCAGCCGCCCGGCCCGGTCGGGCGGCTCCCCCGATCGGATGAGCGCACAGCACGACGCCGGACCCGCGTCGTGCGGGCCCGGCGTCGTGTCAGGGCGTGGCCGTCGTGTGGACGGACCGGTCTCCGGTCAGGCCTTCGACAGGTCGAGGATCCCGTTGCCGCACAGTGCCTGCGTGCAGTTCGAGTCCGTGTAGAACGAGTAGGACGGGAAGCCCCGCACGCTCTTCAGCAGCTTGTTCTCGAGCGCGGCGCCCTTGAGCCCCGTCGAGGCCAGCAGCGCGGCCGCGCCCGCGACACCGGGGGCCGCCTGGCTCGTGCCCATCATGAAGCCGAACGCCGGGGACTCGGGCTTCTTCTTCCCGGAGTTCACCGTCGACTTGATGAGCAGGTACGGGCCGTAGTACGGGTCCTCGCCGCCGGGCGTCGCGATGTCGACGACGCTGCCGTGGTTCGAGTAGGACGTGAGCTGGCCCAGCTGGTCCAGCGCGGCGACCGTGATGACGCCCTTGCAGTTGGCGGGCACGTAGCCGCCCGCGTCACGACCGTCGTTGCCCGCGGCGACGACGACGACCGAGCCCCGGCTGCGGGCGCCGTCGATGGCCTTCTGGAGCGCCGGGTAGTCGCTGCACCTGCCCGCACCGCCCAGCGACATGTTGAGCACGGCCGCCTTCGTCTTGTTCTTCGGCAGCCCGGAGACCGTCCCGCCCGACGCCCAGGTGACCCCTGCCGCGATGTCCGAGATGGTGCCGCCCTTGGCCCCGAGCACGCGGACGTGCTGGATGCGGACGCCGGGTGCGTTGCCGACCACGGACTTGCCGTCCTGGATCGCCCCGATGATCCCGGCCACGTGCGTGCCGTGCCACGAGCTGGGGATCAGGCTGCCGGACGGGTCGAAGCCCCAGTCGCCCTGGTCCTGCGGGTTCGCGTCGCGTCCGTTGCCGTCACGCGCGCTGCTCTTGTCCTTGATCATGTCGAACCCGGCGACCGTGTGGGCGTCGAGCTGCGGGTGCTTGGTGCGCCCGGTGTCGAGGACGGCGACGACCACCGACGCCTTGCCCTTGGTCTTCTTCCAGAACACGGGCGCCTTGGTGCCGTAGCCACCGGCGGGCAGCGCGACAGCCGTGCCGTCCTCGGGGCTGGGGCGCGAGCTCTTGAAGTCCCAGATGTTGAACTGCAGACCCTTGCGGAAGTCCGGGTCGCTCGGGTTCACCGGAGGCGTGGCGTCCGCGGTCAGGAGCAGGTCGGGCGCCGCCCAGGCCACACCCGGCAGCTTCGCCACGGCGTCCGCTGCCGCACGGGCCCGCTCCACGGGCACCGCGGAGTCGAACTGGACCACACCGGGCTGGCCCGCGGCCTCGGCGACGACCGACGCGACGCGCACGGGTCCGGTGCCCGCGGCGGACGCCACGGTCGACGCGGCGACCTTGACGTCACCGTCGAGCCCGAACACCACGCCCGCCGCACGCTGCGGGGCCGGCGCCGACGTGGCGGCGGGCGTCTTCTGCGTGGGCGCGGCGGGCTCGCCCGCGACGGCCGGAGTCAGGGCGATGCTCAGCAGCGAGCCCACCAGGCCCGCACACGTGGCGGCGGCGACGACGCGACGCCCGCTTGTCAGCTTCACGAAAGGGTCCCCCTCTGGTTACCAGTCGCGCCTCGCGGACCGCGGGCGCGCACCCCGTCCTCGCGGGGCGGGACCGAGCCTAGCGAGGCAAAACGGACGAATCGTCCCCGAGGTCGCGCGGGCCCCCGATTCACCCGCCCGATCCCCCGTCCGGCGACTCGGTCACCCGAATGCCACGTCACGGGCACCCGCGGGAGTGCCGATCTGAACGGCGTGCTTGGCTCCGTCCCCACCTGGGTCTGTGCCGTCCAGCTGGTCGCAGCCGGGGTGGTCGCAGGCCTCCTCGTGCTGCAGTGGCTGTGGTGGCGCACGGATCAGCGCCCGGTCGGCGCGGTGTGGGCGCTGGCCTGGTCGGGGTCCATCGGGGCGATGATGCTCGTCGGTGGTGTCGCCGGTCTCCTGCCCCACGGCACCGTGCGCACGGTGCTCGGCTTCGTCCACGCGCAGCTCATCGCGGCGTTCCTGCTGCTCGCGATCCCCGCGACGCGCGCGTTCGGCAAGGGCCCGCGGACCGCCTGGTGGCTGGTGGGCACGGCGCTGCCGCTCGCGGTGGGTGCGGCCACGTGGTTGACCCCCGAGGTCCGCGAAGGGGCCGAGCGCGCGGACCTCCTGGTCGGCGGGACGCTGCTGATCGCGACGGCCGTCGTCGTCGCCTACGTCGTGGTGACCGTCGGGCGCATGTCCGTCACCGTGTGGGGCGTCATCCTGGTGCTCGCCGGCTTCGAGTCGGTGACCATGCTCGTGGTCAGCGGGTTCATGCCCGACCGTGACATCAGCGCGCTCCTCGCGGCGCTGTGGGCCGTGCCGATCGCGTTCGGTCTCGCGGGTCTCGCGATGGTCCGGATCCGCCAGGAGCAGGAGCGCGCCCGCCGCTTCCACCGGATGCGTGACGCGACCGCACGCCTCGCGAACGCGGCCTGGTTCTCGCGCGACGCCGACGCCCTGCTGCTCAAGGCACGTGACGAGGCACGCACCGTGCTGCACGACCCGACCGTCGAGGCGTCGTTGCGGCCCATCGCGCACGGGCGGTTCGTGTGCGAGCTGTTCGGCACGGGCGCGCACGACGCACAGGCCCGTGCGCTCCTCGTCGATCTCGCCCAGATCGTCTCGACGGCCGCGGAGCGGTACGCGCTCACCCGGCGCCTCGAGCGCACGGCCTTCGCCGACGCGCTCACGGGGCTGCCCAACCGTCGCGCGGTCGAGAAGCACCTGCACGACGTGCTCGAGCGGGCCAACGTCGAGCGCACGCGCGTCTCGCTCGTCTACTGCGACCTGGACGGCTTCAAGCGGTTCAACGACATCCACGGGCACGCGGGCGGCGACGACGTCCTGGTGCGCGTCGCGCAGTACCTGCGCACGGTGTGCCCGGGCGACGACACGTACGTCGGCCGGCTCGGGGGCGACGAGTTCGTCGTCGTGCTGTCGCGCGCCCCGATGGAGCCCGACCTGATCCACCTGGCGCGGCAGGTCCGGGAGGGCTTCGTCGACCGCACCGTGGGCACGCGCCCCTCGCGCCTGTCGGTCGGCATCGCGACGTGGCAGCCCGGAGACGTCGTCGACGTCGAGGCGCTCGTCCGGCACGCCGACACCGCGATGCTCGAGGCCAAGAAGTCGCGGACCGGCTTCCGCGTGTTCGACCGTGCCCTGCGGCGCGCGGTCGAGGCCGAGCGGCTGCAGCGGTCCGCGCTCGAGGCCGCCGTCGCGGACGGCCTGTTCACCGCGCACTACCAGCCGATCGTCGACTCGCGGACGCTCGAGGTGCTGCAGGTCGAGGCGCTCGCCCGGTGGGACCACCACGGCCAGCTGATCCTGCCGGTCGACTGGCTCGACCTGGCCGAGGAGACGGGCCTGATCGTGCCGATCGGCCTGTCGATCCTGGGTCAGGCCCGACGCGCGCTCGACCGGTTCCAGATGCCGGTCTCGGTCAACCTCGCGGCGCGCCACCTGGCCGACCCGGACGCGCTGGACCAGATCGAGACCGCGTGGGGCGACACGTACTGGGAGCACCTGACGCTCGAGATCACCGAGAGCGCGCTCGTGCAGACGGCGTCGGCCATCCCCGTGCTGTCGCAGCTGCGGGCGCGTGGCGTACGGATCGCGGTCGACGACTTCGGCACCGGCTACTCCTCGCTCGCGCGGCTGTCCCGGCTGCCCGTCGACGTGCTCAAGATCGACCGCTCGTTCGTGCGCGAGGTCGGCACCGAACGCGGCGCGTCCGTGATCCGCTCGATCGTCGAGCTCGCGTCGGCGCACGGGCTGGACGTCGTCGCCGAGGGCGTCGAGCGCGCGGCGGACCTCGCGGCCCTCGTCGACCTCGGTGTGCGCCGCGTGCAGGGCAACCTGCTGGGCCGTGCGATGGCGACCATCCCCGTGCGCGGCCCCCGCCCCGGCTCGCCGGGTGAGGAGACCCGGCCGCTGCGCGTGGTGCCGAACCCGCGTCCCACGGACGACGACGAGCCGCACCGGTTCCCGCAGCACGCCTGAGCCCGGGCCGGACCGACCCGAGGCCCGCACCCCGGTGGGGACGCGGGCCTCGTCGTGACGTCGACGCGGGCGTCAGGCCAGCAGCATCGGCTTGAGCTCGACCACACGGCCCAGCAGGCCGTTGACGAACGTGGGCGACTCGTCGGTCGAGAGCGCCTTGGCCAGCTCGACCGCCTCCGAGACGGCCACCGCGTCGGGCACGTCGTCGTTGAACAGGATCTCCCACGTGCCGATGCGCAGCAGCGCACGGTCCACCGCGGGCATCCGCTCGATCGTCCACCCGTGCGAGTGCGACGCGAGCACCTCGTCGATGCGTGCGCGCTGCGCGACCACGCCCTCGACGATGTCGACCGCGTACTGCGGCAGCGCCGACTCCGTGCCGGGCTCCGCGATCCGCTGCGCGAGCAGGGTCACGGGCGCGAGGTCGCGCTGGTCGGCCTCGAAGAGCACGTCGAGCGCCCGCTTGCGGGCCTTGGACCGGGCACCCACGTCAGTCGTTCACGCGGCCCAGGTAGGAGCCGTCGCGCGTGTCGACCTTGACCTTGGTGTTGGCCTCGAGGAACAGCGGGACCTGGATCTCGTAGCCCGTCTCGAGCGTGGCGGGCTTGGTGCCGGCCGACGAGCGGTCGCCCTGCAGACCCGGCTCGGTGTACGTCACCTCGAGCACGACCGACGGCGGCAGCTCGATGTACAGCGGCGCGCCGTCGTTCGTCGCGACGAGCGCGTTCTGGCTCTCGAGCATGAAGTTGGCCGCATCGCCGACCGTGGCCGCGGGCACCGTGATCTGGTCGTACGTGTCCGTGTCCATGAACACGAAGTCGTCGCCGTCCTTGTACAGGTACTGCATCTCGCGCTTGTCGACGTTCGCCGTCTCGACCTTGATGCCGGCGTTGAACGTCTTGTCGACGACCTTGCCGCTCAGCACGTTCTTGAGCTTGGTGCGCACGAACGCGCCGCCCTTGCCCGGCTTGACGTGCTGGAACTCGACGACGGTCCAGAGCTGGCCGTCGATGCGCAGCACGGTGCCGTTCTTGAGGTCGTTGGTGGTCGCCACGATTCGTCGCTTCCTGTCGAGGATGAGGTCAGGTGGCGGCGGGACGGTGCGCCGCCAGGTCCTCCGACGACGAGCACGACGACGGCTTCCCGGCTCGCGCGTCTGTCCGGCCGCAGGCCGTCGGACATCCTACCGCGAGCCGGTCATCGTCCGATCAGGACAGCAGCGCCCGTGCCGCGGCGGCGACCGCGACCGACCACACGAGCGACGCGAGCGTCCCGATCACGAAGCGCTCGGACGCCCCCGGGTTCTCGCGGAGCTCCGGGTACCGGCCGAGGCCCTTGACCGCCACGACGACGGCGACTCCCTCCGGCACGCCGAGCAGCACGCTGCCCGCGACCGCGAGCCGCTCCAGGATCCCGATCCAGGTACCCCCGCGCAGCACGGCCATGGCCCGCGGCCCCTCGGGCCCGTCGGACGACGCCTCTGCGCGCGGCTGTGCCGCGGCCGGCGCCACGTCCGGCGCGGCCGTACCGGCCGCCGGGTCAGCCGTGTGCTCGCCGACCGCGGAGGTGCCCGGCGCCGGTTCGGCCGAGCCGGCGTCGCCCGAACGGGACGCGAGGCGCAGCACGCCGGCCACCACGGGCCAGCCCGCACCCGCCGCCACGACGAGTGCGAGCGCCACCACGAGTGCATCGACGCCGTCCACCCGGCCCCCTCCCGCCCCGGCGGACCTCCCGCCGCAGGTGAGACAAGCACATCGGCGCGCCGCACGCACGCGTCCCGGCGGTGCGGCGGCGGTTCGTCAGCCCTGGGCCAGGTCCAGCAGGCGCGCTGCGGCCCGGCGCGCCGCGAGCTCCTCCTGCCACAGGGCGGTGCGCAGGCGCTGGCTGACGGCCTGCTGCGACACACCCATGCGTGCGGCCACGTCCTCCTGGCGCGCGTCGGGCCCGGCCTGCTCGACCGCGTCGATCGCCTCCCACCCCGCCGTGGAGCGCCGCGCGGCGGTCGCAGCCGCCAGCATGAGGACCGCCTCGGCGTCGAGGCCCGCGTCATGATGTGCACCCCGCACCGCGAGCGGCACCACACGCTGCCGGCTCTTCGCGGCCTCGACCGCGTCGCGCGCGAGCACGAAGCCCGCCCCGGAGCCCGCGCGCGTGCTCGGCGGCAGCGGCTCGTCGACGGGTCCGCACCCGACGCCGACGCTCCACCCGCCCCACCGCAGGACGGTCAGCACCACCTCGACGACCAGCCGCGGGTCGTCGAGCACCCCCTGCACCTCGTCCCCCACGGTCCGCTCGACCCCGAGGACCACCCCCCGTCGCCCCTCGCCCTCCCCCTCGCCCCCGAGCCGAGTTTTCGAGGATCCGGCGACGATCCCCGGCCACTTCCTCTCACTCCTGGCCAGGAGGTCGGGGACCAGGTCCGTCGAGGTGCGGCTGTTGCGCTGGTCGATCGTCAGGACGTACACGGGGACATGGTTGCAGGCTTGTTAGTGGATCGACAAGCCCCGAGACTTGTTGTCGATCAGGGCGATGGTGTCGCGGATCTGGCGGACGACCCTCTCCGGGCACTGCGTCAGGTCGTGCCACGTGAAGCGCAGCACCGTGCAGCCGGCGGCGACGAGGAGGTTCTGCCGCTCGCGGTCGGCCTGGAACCGGCCCGGGCCGTGCGCCGAGCGCCCGTCCACCTCGACGACGAGGCGCACCGCCGGGAAGTACACGTCCGCGCGCGCCGCGACCCCGACCTCGGCGAGCAGCGGGACGTTGCCGCGCCAGCCGGTGATCCCGGCGGCTCGCAGCAACGCGTGCAGACGCTCCTCGGCCACCGTGACCGCCCCGGAGCGCAGCCGCTCGGCCGCGAGCCGACGCCGGACGTTGCCCCAGGCGCCGGGGCGTCCGACGAGCCACCGGTCGATCACCTCGGGGCTCAGCAGGTCCCGCGACGCGACCCAGGCGAGCAGCGCGTCGGACTCCGTGCGCGGCAGTCGGCCCAGGCAGTCCAGGATCGTGCGCTCCCTCGTCGTGATGCGTCCCGGCCCGAGCGGCGCGGCCTCGTCCGCGGCCACGGACACCAGGTGCGGCTGGAGCGCGCCACGGGCGGCCCGACGGGTGGGCACCAGGACGTGCACGCGCCCGTCGTCGTCCACCGGCAGCCGGTGCACCCGCGCAGCGGTTCCCCACGCGACCACCGAGTCGGGCCAGGTCAGCGCCGCGGCGAGCGCGACGTGCCGCGGTGCGACGACGAGTGACGATGCCACCAGCCCGTCCCCGACGAGCCGGCGCCACGACCCGTTGCCCAGCCTCGTCCTGACCTGCGACCGCGTCAACCCCGCCGCGTACGCCATCCGCGCGGTGAACACGCCGCCGACGCTCCCCGGCGGCACCTCCTGCTCCCCCACCCGCACCGGCGCAGCATCCCGCGACCGCCCACCGAACCTCCGCGGCCGTCCACAACCCTCCCCACCCCGGCCACGAGTGAGAGAGATCGGCGACCCAGAGCCGCCATTTCCTCTCAGACCTCGGTGGGGCGGGCTCTGACGGGCGGGGTCAGGGGTGGGTGAGGGCCTGGAGCGCCAGGTGGTAGGAGGTCAGGCCGAAACCCGCGATGGTGCCCGTGGCGACCGGTCCGACCACTGAGCGGTGGCGGAACGCCTCACGCGCGTACGGGTTGGTGATGTGGACCTCGATCAGCCGCAGCTGCGCGCCGGTCACCTGTGCGGCCGCGTCGCGCAGCCCGTAGGAGTAGTGCGTGAACGCGGCGGGGTTGAGGACCACGTCGCTACGGGTGTCCACCGCCTCGTGCAGCCAGCCGATCATGGTGGCCTCGTCGTCGGTCTGCCGGACGTCGACGTCCAGCCCCAGCTCCGCGCCCCACCCCTGCACCGCGGCGACCAGGTCCGGGAAGGTCTGCGAGCCGTACACCTCGGGCTCGCGCGTGCCGAGCCGCGCCAGGTTCGGGCCGTTCAGGACCAGCACGCGCGTCATGCCGCTCACCCTAGGGTGGCCGCACGGGCCGCCCGGCACGACACGGCGGACCGGGTCACAGAGGGATGGCCGACGAGGTGGTCGCGCCCTCGGCGACCTCGGCGTAGGCGGCAGCCAGGAGCGCGGGGTCCGGGCCCTCGAGCCGCGACGGCCGGCCGATGTCCTCGAGCACGACGAACCGCAGCACGTCGCCGCGCGTCTTCTTGTCCCGGCGCATCGCGGTCAGCAGCCGCTCCCAGCGGTCGCCGCGGTACGTCGTCGGCAGGCCCAGGGACGTGAGGATCGAGCGGTGCCGGTCCACGACCTCGTCGGAGAGCGTGCCCGCCAGGCGGGCCAGCTCGGCGACGAACACCATGCCCACGGACACCGCGGCGCCGTGCCGCCACTGGTACCGCTCGACGTGCTCCACGGCGTGGCCGAACGTGTGCCCGTAGTTGAGGATCTCCCGCAGCCCGGCCTCGCGCAGGTCCTCCCCCACCACGCGTGCCTTGACGGCGATCGCGCGCTCGACCAGCTCGAGCAGCACGTCCGACGACGACGCCGCGACCGGGTCCTTGAGGAGGTCCACGTTCGCCTCGACCAGCTCGAGGATCCGCGGGTCGGCGATGAAGCCGGCCTTGACGATCTCGGCCAGCCCGGCGACGAAGTCGAACGGCGCCATGGACGCGAGCGAGGCCAGGTCGCACAGCACGCCCGCGGGCGGGTGGAACGCGCCGACGAGGTTCTTGCCCTCGGCCGTGTTGATGCCCGTCTTGCCGCCGACCGCGGCGTCGACCATCGCGAGCACCGTCGTCGGGACGTGCACCACCTGGATGCCGCGCAGCCACGTCGCCGCGACGAACCCGCCCAGGTCGGTGGTCGCGCCGCCGCCGACCGCGACGATCGCGTCCGAGCGCGTGAAGTCGGCCTGGCCGAGCACACCCCAGCAGAACGCCG
The Cellulomonas gilvus ATCC 13127 DNA segment above includes these coding regions:
- a CDS encoding DUF559 domain-containing protein, translated to MRVGEQEVPPGSVGGVFTARMAYAAGLTRSQVRTRLGNGSWRRLVGDGLVASSLVVAPRHVALAAALTWPDSVVAWGTAARVHRLPVDDDGRVHVLVPTRRAARGALQPHLVSVAADEAAPLGPGRITTRERTILDCLGRLPRTESDALLAWVASRDLLSPEVIDRWLVGRPGAWGNVRRRLAAERLRSGAVTVAEERLHALLRAAGITGWRGNVPLLAEVGVAARADVYFPAVRLVVEVDGRSAHGPGRFQADRERQNLLVAAGCTVLRFTWHDLTQCPERVVRQIRDTIALIDNKSRGLSIH
- the efp gene encoding elongation factor P — encoded protein: MATTNDLKNGTVLRIDGQLWTVVEFQHVKPGKGGAFVRTKLKNVLSGKVVDKTFNAGIKVETANVDKREMQYLYKDGDDFVFMDTDTYDQITVPAATVGDAANFMLESQNALVATNDGAPLYIELPPSVVLEVTYTEPGLQGDRSSAGTKPATLETGYEIQVPLFLEANTKVKVDTRDGSYLGRVND
- the aroB gene encoding 3-dehydroquinate synthase, which encodes MSERRTVTVRGDRPYDVVIGHHLLGELPGVLGTNVRRVLVVHPAALATTADTIIEDLRAAGYETFGAQVPDAEEAKTAQVAAFCWGVLGQADFTRSDAIVAVGGGATTDLGGFVAATWLRGIQVVHVPTTVLAMVDAAVGGKTGINTAEGKNLVGAFHPPAGVLCDLASLASMAPFDFVAGLAEIVKAGFIADPRILELVEANVDLLKDPVAASSSDVLLELVERAIAVKARVVGEDLREAGLREILNYGHTFGHAVEHVERYQWRHGAAVSVGMVFVAELARLAGTLSDEVVDRHRSILTSLGLPTTYRGDRWERLLTAMRRDKKTRGDVLRFVVLEDIGRPSRLEGPDPALLAAAYAEVAEGATTSSAIPL
- a CDS encoding S8 family serine peptidase, whose translation is MTTALVATAMVAPAQGAEHVLPVVERAEPAGTGQLAAGVIYKMKPGYAASAAASSSVSAAVARAAGRDVRTTVVPVGALTSAVDFVDLVDASTAEQAAAAVAANPAVAWAEPNYVATTAGAGPVKPKDPYFAQYQWNVWDSRNGSTSGVTIPNGGWSSHALSLWPRTKGSGVVVAVIDTGRTRHSDLDGHTVNGYDMISSATSARDGNGRDSDATDKGDLGSDGVHSSWHGTHVAGIVGAMTNTSWGAGVAPNSRIQHVRVLGSKGGTFADIAAGVTWASGGSVSGVPKNSKPARVLNLSIQTKDDMRCPSALQDAIKGARARGAVVIAAAGNYNKSASLSVPGNCQGVITVAALDRNGKRASYSNRGSVVDIAAPGGGGGSTNSGYVWSTINTGTKAPGAAAYGGMAGTSQAAPAVAGGAALLASLGLKGAALESALLRARSNFPRYAGSPANCSTTQCGRGYLDLSKVLVAIKRAKITGTPAVGQTLKVVAAKGFTGKVTGKKFQWFRNGSPISGATGQSYKLTSADRGKQISARITPRSAGSYYAQPSTSLRTAKVS
- a CDS encoding type II 3-dehydroquinate dehydratase codes for the protein MTRVLVLNGPNLARLGTREPEVYGSQTFPDLVAAVQGWGAELGLDVDVRQTDDEATMIGWLHEAVDTRSDVVLNPAAFTHYSYGLRDAAAQVTGAQLRLIEVHITNPYAREAFRHRSVVGPVATGTIAGFGLTSYHLALQALTHP
- a CDS encoding S8 family serine peptidase, whose translation is MKLTSGRRVVAAATCAGLVGSLLSIALTPAVAGEPAAPTQKTPAATSAPAPQRAAGVVFGLDGDVKVAASTVASAAGTGPVRVASVVAEAAGQPGVVQFDSAVPVERARAAADAVAKLPGVAWAAPDLLLTADATPPVNPSDPDFRKGLQFNIWDFKSSRPSPEDGTAVALPAGGYGTKAPVFWKKTKGKASVVVAVLDTGRTKHPQLDAHTVAGFDMIKDKSSARDGNGRDANPQDQGDWGFDPSGSLIPSSWHGTHVAGIIGAIQDGKSVVGNAPGVRIQHVRVLGAKGGTISDIAAGVTWASGGTVSGLPKNKTKAAVLNMSLGGAGRCSDYPALQKAIDGARSRGSVVVVAAGNDGRDAGGYVPANCKGVITVAALDQLGQLTSYSNHGSVVDIATPGGEDPYYGPYLLIKSTVNSGKKKPESPAFGFMMGTSQAAPGVAGAAALLASTGLKGAALENKLLKSVRGFPSYSFYTDSNCTQALCGNGILDLSKA
- a CDS encoding putative bifunctional diguanylate cyclase/phosphodiesterase, translated to MVAGLLVLQWLWWRTDQRPVGAVWALAWSGSIGAMMLVGGVAGLLPHGTVRTVLGFVHAQLIAAFLLLAIPATRAFGKGPRTAWWLVGTALPLAVGAATWLTPEVREGAERADLLVGGTLLIATAVVVAYVVVTVGRMSVTVWGVILVLAGFESVTMLVVSGFMPDRDISALLAALWAVPIAFGLAGLAMVRIRQEQERARRFHRMRDATARLANAAWFSRDADALLLKARDEARTVLHDPTVEASLRPIAHGRFVCELFGTGAHDAQARALLVDLAQIVSTAAERYALTRRLERTAFADALTGLPNRRAVEKHLHDVLERANVERTRVSLVYCDLDGFKRFNDIHGHAGGDDVLVRVAQYLRTVCPGDDTYVGRLGGDEFVVVLSRAPMEPDLIHLARQVREGFVDRTVGTRPSRLSVGIATWQPGDVVDVEALVRHADTAMLEAKKSRTGFRVFDRALRRAVEAERLQRSALEAAVADGLFTAHYQPIVDSRTLEVLQVEALARWDHHGQLILPVDWLDLAEETGLIVPIGLSILGQARRALDRFQMPVSVNLAARHLADPDALDQIETAWGDTYWEHLTLEITESALVQTASAIPVLSQLRARGVRIAVDDFGTGYSSLARLSRLPVDVLKIDRSFVREVGTERGASVIRSIVELASAHGLDVVAEGVERAADLAALVDLGVRRVQGNLLGRAMATIPVRGPRPGSPGEETRPLRVVPNPRPTDDDEPHRFPQHA
- the nusB gene encoding transcription antitermination factor NusB, yielding MGARSKARKRALDVLFEADQRDLAPVTLLAQRIAEPGTESALPQYAVDIVEGVVAQRARIDEVLASHSHGWTIERMPAVDRALLRIGTWEILFNDDVPDAVAVSEAVELAKALSTDESPTFVNGLLGRVVELKPMLLA